One Fusobacterium nucleatum genomic window carries:
- the pta gene encoding phosphate acetyltransferase, with protein MSFLGQVRKKALQANRRIVLPESSDERVIRAASQILKENLAQVILVGNQEAIMHSAKAYEVSLSGVKIVDPYNFERLNDYVNKLVELRSKKGMTPEEAKKLLQTDPNFFGAMLVKMGDADGMVSGSASPTANVLRAAIQVIGTQPGVKTVSSVFIMELSQFKDLFGSILVFGDCSVIPVPTSEQLADIATSAAETAVRIAGINPRVALLTFSTKGSAKHECVDRIIEAGRILRERKVQFRFDDELQADAALVKSVGEIKAPLSDVSGNANVLIFPTLSAGNIGYKLVQRLAGANAYGPIIQGLNSPVNDLSRGCSVEDIVVLTAITSAQACIDC; from the coding sequence ATGAGTTTTTTAGGGCAAGTTAGAAAAAAAGCCTTACAAGCAAACAGAAGAATAGTTTTACCTGAATCAAGTGATGAAAGAGTAATAAGAGCAGCTTCACAAATTTTAAAAGAAAATTTAGCACAAGTTATCCTTGTAGGAAATCAAGAAGCAATAATGCACAGTGCAAAAGCTTATGAAGTTTCATTAAGTGGAGTAAAAATAGTTGATCCTTATAATTTTGAAAGATTAAATGACTATGTTAATAAATTAGTTGAATTAAGATCAAAAAAAGGAATGACTCCAGAAGAAGCAAAAAAATTACTACAAACTGATCCAAACTTTTTTGGAGCTATGTTAGTAAAAATGGGAGATGCTGATGGAATGGTATCTGGATCTGCATCACCAACTGCAAATGTATTAAGAGCAGCTATCCAAGTTATAGGTACTCAACCAGGAGTAAAAACAGTTTCATCTGTTTTCATTATGGAATTATCACAATTTAAAGATTTATTTGGAAGTATTTTAGTATTTGGAGATTGTTCAGTAATACCAGTTCCAACTTCTGAACAATTAGCAGACATTGCTACTTCAGCAGCTGAAACAGCAGTTAGAATAGCTGGAATAAATCCAAGAGTAGCATTATTAACATTCTCAACAAAAGGTTCAGCAAAACATGAATGTGTTGATAGAATTATAGAAGCTGGACGTATTTTAAGAGAAAGAAAAGTACAATTCAGATTTGATGATGAATTACAAGCAGATGCTGCTTTAGTAAAATCAGTTGGAGAAATTAAAGCTCCTCTATCAGATGTATCAGGAAATGCAAATGTACTAATATTCCCTACACTATCAGCAGGAAATATAGGATATAAATTAGTTCAAAGATTGGCAGGTGCTAATGCTTATGGACCAATTATTCAAGGATTAAATTCACCTGTAAATGACTTATCAAGAGGATGTTCAGTTGAAGATATAGTTGTATTAACTGCTATTACATCTGCTCAAGCTTGTATAGATTGTTAA
- the nifJ gene encoding pyruvate:ferredoxin (flavodoxin) oxidoreductase gives MAKKMQTMDGNQAAAYASYAFTEVAGIYPITPSSPMAEYTDEWASRGVKNIFGVPVKLVEMQSEGGAAGTVHGSLQAGALTTTYTASQGLLLKIPNMYKIAGELLPGVIHVSARSLSAQALSIFGDHQDIYAARQTGFAMFATNSVQEVMDLAGVAHLAALKSRVPFLHFFDGFRTSHEIQKVEVMEYDDLKKLIDWKALEEFRKRALNPEHPVTRGTAQNDDIYFQTREVQNKFYDAVPDIVANYMKEISKITGRDYKPFNYYGAPDAERIIIAMGSVCEAAQEVIDYLVEKGEKVGLISVHLFRPFSAKYFFDVLPKTVKRISVLDRTKEPGSLGEPLLLDIKALFYNKENAPLIVGGRYGLSSKDTTPAQILAVFENLKKDEPKDAFTVGIVDDVTHTSLEVGPAIALADPSTKACLFYGLGADGTVGANKNSIKIIGDKTDLYAQGYFAYDSKKSGGVTRSHLRFGKKPIRSTYLVSKPTFVACSVPAYLHQYDMTSGLKEGGKFLLNCVWSKEEAIENIPNNVKRDLAVNKARLFIINATALAHEIGLGQRTNTIMQAAFFKLAEIIPFEEAQQYMKDYAKKSYAKKGDEIVQLNYNAIDRGANDIVEIEVDPAWANLEVTPLNEPKETAGCGGCCPTPSDFVKNIAKPINAIKGNDLPVSAFLGYEDGTFENGTSAFEKRGVAVDVPIWDVDKCIQCNQCSYVCPHAAIRPFLINEDELKASPEPLATKKPVGKGLDGLAYRIQVSALDCVGCGSCAHVCPAPGKALVMRPIAESLEAHEDVKTDYLYNNVDYRSDLMPVDTVKGSQFSKPLFEFHGACPGCGETPYIKLITQLYGDRMMVANATGCSSIYSGSAPSTPYTTNKNGEGPSWGSSLFEDNAEYGFGMHVGVEALRSRIQHTMEENMDKVDEDIATLFKDWIANRQFSVRTREIRDILVPKLEALNTDFAKEILDLKQYLIKKSQWIIGGDGWAYDIGYGGLDHVLASNEDVNILVVDTEVYSNTGGQASKSTPTGAVAKFAAAGKPVKKKDLAAIAMSYGHIYVAQVSMGANQQQALKAIKEAEAHQGPSIIIAYSPCINHGIKKGMSQAQTEMKLATECGYWPIFRYNPSVEKLGKNPLQIDCKEPKWEKYEEYLTGEVRYQTLTKSNPEEAKILFETNKKDAQKRWRQYKRMAALDYSEEKETE, from the coding sequence ATGGCAAAAAAAATGCAAACTATGGATGGAAACCAAGCAGCAGCTTATGCATCTTATGCCTTTACAGAAGTGGCAGGGATTTATCCTATAACTCCATCTTCACCAATGGCAGAATATACAGATGAATGGGCATCAAGAGGAGTTAAAAATATTTTTGGTGTTCCAGTAAAATTAGTTGAAATGCAATCAGAAGGAGGAGCAGCAGGAACTGTTCATGGATCTTTACAAGCAGGAGCATTAACAACTACTTATACTGCATCACAAGGATTACTTTTAAAAATTCCTAATATGTATAAAATAGCTGGAGAATTATTACCAGGAGTTATACATGTATCTGCAAGATCTTTATCTGCACAAGCATTATCAATTTTTGGTGACCACCAAGATATTTATGCAGCAAGACAAACAGGTTTTGCAATGTTTGCTACAAACTCTGTTCAAGAAGTTATGGACTTAGCAGGAGTAGCTCACTTAGCAGCTTTAAAATCAAGAGTTCCTTTCTTACACTTCTTTGATGGATTTAGAACTTCTCATGAAATTCAAAAAGTTGAAGTAATGGAATATGATGATTTAAAGAAATTAATAGACTGGAAAGCTTTAGAAGAATTTAGAAAAAGAGCTTTAAATCCAGAACATCCAGTAACAAGAGGTACTGCACAAAATGATGATATTTACTTCCAAACAAGAGAAGTACAAAATAAATTCTATGATGCAGTTCCTGATATAGTTGCAAACTATATGAAAGAAATTTCTAAAATAACTGGTAGAGATTATAAACCATTTAACTACTATGGTGCTCCAGACGCTGAAAGAATTATAATTGCAATGGGATCAGTTTGTGAAGCAGCACAAGAAGTTATAGATTACTTAGTAGAAAAAGGAGAAAAAGTAGGTTTAATATCTGTACACTTATTTAGACCTTTCTCTGCTAAATATTTCTTTGATGTTTTACCAAAAACTGTAAAAAGAATTTCAGTTTTAGATAGAACAAAAGAACCAGGTTCATTAGGAGAACCATTATTACTTGATATTAAAGCATTATTCTATAATAAAGAAAATGCACCACTTATAGTTGGTGGAAGATATGGATTATCTTCAAAAGATACAACTCCAGCTCAAATTTTAGCTGTATTTGAAAACTTAAAGAAAGATGAACCAAAAGATGCTTTCACAGTTGGTATAGTTGATGATGTTACTCATACATCATTAGAAGTAGGACCAGCAATAGCACTTGCTGATCCATCAACAAAAGCTTGTCTATTCTATGGATTAGGAGCAGATGGAACAGTTGGAGCAAATAAAAACTCTATTAAAATCATAGGGGATAAAACAGATTTATATGCTCAAGGATACTTTGCATATGACTCTAAAAAATCAGGAGGAGTTACTAGATCTCACTTAAGATTTGGTAAAAAACCAATTAGATCAACTTATTTAGTATCTAAACCAACATTTGTTGCTTGTTCTGTACCAGCATATTTACATCAATATGATATGACTTCTGGATTAAAAGAAGGAGGAAAATTCTTACTTAACTGTGTATGGTCTAAAGAAGAAGCAATAGAAAATATTCCTAATAATGTAAAAAGAGATTTAGCAGTAAATAAAGCAAGATTATTTATTATAAATGCTACTGCCCTTGCACATGAAATTGGATTAGGACAAAGAACAAATACAATAATGCAAGCTGCTTTCTTCAAATTGGCAGAAATTATTCCATTTGAAGAAGCTCAACAATATATGAAAGACTATGCTAAAAAGTCTTATGCTAAAAAAGGTGATGAAATAGTTCAACTTAACTATAATGCAATAGATAGAGGAGCAAATGATATAGTTGAAATAGAAGTTGATCCAGCTTGGGCAAATCTTGAAGTAACTCCATTAAATGAACCAAAAGAAACAGCTGGTTGTGGTGGATGTTGTCCTACTCCAAGTGACTTTGTTAAAAATATAGCAAAACCTATAAATGCAATAAAAGGAAATGATTTACCTGTATCAGCATTCTTAGGATATGAAGATGGTACTTTTGAAAATGGTACTTCTGCTTTTGAAAAAAGAGGAGTTGCAGTTGATGTACCTATATGGGATGTAGATAAATGTATACAATGTAACCAATGTTCTTATGTTTGTCCGCATGCTGCAATTAGACCATTCTTGATAAATGAAGATGAATTAAAGGCTTCACCAGAACCTTTAGCTACTAAAAAACCAGTAGGAAAAGGATTAGATGGTTTAGCATATAGAATACAAGTTTCTGCTCTTGACTGTGTTGGTTGTGGATCTTGTGCCCATGTTTGTCCAGCTCCTGGAAAAGCATTAGTAATGAGACCAATAGCTGAATCATTAGAAGCACATGAAGATGTTAAAACAGATTATTTATACAATAATGTAGATTATAGAAGTGATTTAATGCCAGTTGATACTGTAAAAGGTTCACAATTTTCTAAACCATTATTTGAATTTCATGGAGCATGCCCTGGATGTGGAGAAACACCTTATATTAAATTAATAACTCAATTATATGGAGATAGAATGATGGTTGCCAATGCTACTGGATGTTCATCAATTTATTCAGGTTCTGCACCTTCAACTCCATATACAACTAATAAAAATGGCGAAGGACCTTCTTGGGGATCATCTCTATTTGAAGATAATGCTGAATATGGATTTGGTATGCATGTGGGAGTTGAAGCTTTAAGATCTAGAATTCAACATACTATGGAAGAAAATATGGATAAAGTAGATGAAGATATAGCTACTCTATTTAAAGATTGGATAGCAAATAGACAATTCTCTGTAAGAACAAGAGAAATTAGAGATATTCTTGTTCCAAAACTAGAAGCATTAAATACAGATTTTGCAAAAGAAATATTAGATTTGAAACAATATCTAATTAAGAAATCTCAATGGATAATTGGTGGAGATGGATGGGCTTATGATATTGGTTATGGTGGACTTGACCATGTTCTTGCATCTAATGAAGATGTAAATATATTAGTAGTGGATACAGAAGTTTATTCTAATACAGGAGGACAAGCATCAAAATCTACACCTACTGGAGCAGTTGCAAAATTTGCTGCAGCAGGAAAACCAGTTAAGAAAAAAGACTTAGCAGCAATAGCAATGTCTTATGGACATATTTATGTTGCACAAGTTTCAATGGGAGCTAACCAACAACAAGCCTTAAAAGCTATTAAAGAAGCTGAAGCTCACCAAGGACCTTCAATAATTATCGCATACTCACCTTGTATCAACCATGGTATCAAGAAAGGTATGTCACAAGCTCAAACTGAAATGAAGCTTGCAACTGAATGTGGATATTGGCCAATATTCAGATATAATCCATCAGTTGAAAAATTAGGTAAAAACCCATTACAAATAGATTGTAAAGAACCTAAATGGGAAAAATATGAAGAATATCTAACTGGTGAAGTAAGATACCAAACTCTAACAAAATCTAATCCAGAAGAAGCAAAAATTTTATTTGAAACAAATAAAAAAGATGCTCAAAAGAGATGGAGACAATATAAGAGAATGGCTGCACTAGATTATAGTGAAGAAAAAGAAACTGAATAG
- a CDS encoding acetate kinase, which translates to MKILVINCGSSSLKYQLINPETEEVFAKGLCERIGIDGSKMEYEVVAKDFEKKLETPMPSHKEALELVISHLTDKEIGVIASVDEVDAIGHRVVHGGEEFAQSVLINDAVLKAIEANNDLAPLHNPANLMGIRTCMELMPGKKNVAVFDTAFHQTMKPEAFMYPLPYEDYKELKVRKYGFHGTSHLYVSGIMREIMGNPKHSKIIVCHLGNGASITAVKDGKSIDTSMGLTPLQGLMMGTRCGDIDPAAVLFVKNKRGLTDAQMDDRMNKKSGILGLFGKSSDCRDMENAVKEGDERAILAESVSMHRLRSYIGAYAAVMGGVDAICFTGGIGENSSMTREKALEGLEFLGIELDKEINSVRKKGNVKLSKDSSKVLVYKIPTNEELVIARDTFRLAK; encoded by the coding sequence ATGAAAATACTAGTAATTAATTGTGGAAGCTCTTCACTAAAATACCAATTAATAAATCCAGAGACTGAAGAAGTTTTCGCAAAAGGACTTTGTGAAAGAATTGGAATAGATGGTTCTAAGATGGAATACGAAGTTGTAGCAAAAGATTTTGAAAAAAAATTAGAAACTCCTATGCCAAGCCACAAAGAAGCATTAGAATTAGTAATATCTCATTTAACTGATAAAGAAATAGGGGTTATAGCCTCTGTTGATGAAGTTGATGCAATAGGGCACAGAGTAGTACATGGAGGAGAAGAATTTGCACAATCAGTTTTAATAAATGATGCAGTTTTAAAAGCTATTGAGGCAAATAATGATTTAGCACCTTTACATAATCCAGCAAACTTAATGGGAATAAGAACTTGTATGGAACTTATGCCTGGAAAGAAAAATGTTGCTGTGTTTGATACTGCTTTCCATCAAACTATGAAACCAGAAGCATTTATGTATCCATTACCATATGAAGATTACAAAGAATTAAAAGTTAGAAAATATGGTTTCCATGGAACATCTCACTTATATGTATCTGGAATTATGAGAGAAATTATGGGAAATCCTAAACATTCAAAAATAATAGTTTGTCACTTAGGAAATGGAGCATCAATAACTGCTGTTAAGGATGGGAAATCAATTGATACTTCAATGGGGTTAACTCCTCTACAAGGTTTAATGATGGGAACAAGATGTGGAGATATAGATCCAGCAGCTGTACTATTTGTTAAAAACAAAAGAGGACTTACAGATGCTCAAATGGATGATAGAATGAATAAAAAATCTGGAATTCTTGGATTGTTTGGAAAATCTTCTGATTGTAGAGATATGGAAAATGCAGTTAAAGAAGGAGATGAAAGAGCAATACTTGCTGAAAGTGTTTCTATGCATAGATTAAGATCATATATAGGGGCTTATGCTGCTGTTATGGGTGGAGTAGATGCTATCTGCTTTACAGGAGGAATAGGAGAAAATTCTTCTATGACTAGGGAAAAAGCATTAGAAGGTTTAGAATTTTTAGGAATTGAATTAGATAAAGAAATTAACTCAGTAAGAAAAAAAGGAAATGTAAAATTATCTAAGGATAGTTCAAAAGTTTTAGTATATAAAATACCTACTAATGAAGAATTAGTAATAGCTAGAGATACTTTTAGACTAGCAAAATAA